One Fusobacterium ulcerans DNA segment encodes these proteins:
- a CDS encoding TAXI family TRAP transporter solute-binding subunit, giving the protein MKKLLLMLCLCGTFVACGEKKSEDAATSATAGKKVHLTFATQEVGTGAYQYASAISNIFLKGLPEGSNIDLTTESPGGVGAPIVLENEQCDIIMSNAGPAKWSEESGILGKEPTKSTTAIAGGLGHDFLNVLFTKEFVDKTGITTVEELVEKKYPVRIAIKKIGTLGNLAGVKLFETFGVTFDDIRSWGGSVDLLGGDAIKIYLQDGKADMTIDHVAAGQANTTELCMTKAMYFPQLSQDTLNKLANAGFDYIDIDANTWNGQTNVIKSVGSQQVILVHKNMDNDTAYSLAKSLCEGKDELASQLAALSYFNPATAGTPAQTGVKLHPGAERYYKEKGYLK; this is encoded by the coding sequence ATGAAAAAATTGTTATTAATGTTATGTTTATGTGGAACATTCGTAGCTTGTGGTGAGAAAAAATCTGAAGATGCAGCGACGTCAGCAACAGCTGGTAAAAAAGTACATTTAACATTTGCTACTCAAGAAGTAGGAACAGGAGCATATCAATATGCATCTGCCATATCTAATATATTCTTAAAAGGACTTCCTGAAGGTTCAAACATTGATCTTACTACTGAGTCTCCTGGTGGAGTTGGAGCTCCGATAGTTTTGGAAAATGAACAATGCGACATTATAATGAGTAATGCTGGTCCAGCAAAATGGTCTGAAGAATCTGGAATATTAGGAAAAGAGCCTACAAAATCTACAACAGCTATTGCTGGTGGATTAGGACATGACTTCTTAAACGTTTTATTTACAAAAGAGTTTGTTGATAAAACTGGAATTACAACAGTAGAAGAATTAGTAGAAAAAAAATATCCAGTAAGAATAGCTATCAAAAAAATAGGTACTCTTGGAAATCTAGCTGGAGTTAAACTTTTTGAAACTTTTGGTGTCACATTTGATGATATAAGATCTTGGGGTGGAAGTGTTGATTTACTAGGTGGAGATGCTATAAAGATTTATCTTCAAGATGGTAAAGCTGATATGACTATTGACCACGTTGCAGCTGGTCAGGCAAATACTACTGAACTTTGTATGACTAAAGCTATGTATTTCCCTCAATTAAGTCAAGATACTTTGAACAAACTTGCAAATGCAGGATTTGACTATATTGATATTGACGCTAATACATGGAATGGACAAACAAATGTTATTAAATCTGTTGGTTCTCAACAAGTTATTCTTGTTCATAAAAATATGGATAATGATACAGCTTACAGTTTAGCTAAATCTCTTTGTGAAGGAAAAGATGAACTTGCTTCTCAACTTGCAGCTCTATCTTACTTTAATCCTGCAACAGCAGGAACTCCTGCACAAACTGGAGTTAAATTACATCCAGGTGCAGAGAGATACTACAAAGAAAAAGGATACTTAAAATAA
- the pdxA gene encoding 4-hydroxythreonine-4-phosphate dehydrogenase PdxA → MNKLPIIGITMGDPASIGPEISLKALNNKDIYDRCRPVIIGDASVMKKAIEYTGLTNLKIHSIKNISEALFQHGTVDVYDMGIVNPEDFEIGKVSKAAGNAAFQYVKKVIELAQNNEIDATITNALNKESINLAGHHYSGHTEIYAEFTKTKKYTMMLAHENLRVVHVSTHVSLREACDRCKKERVYDVIKIADDACKKLGIKNPKIGVAGLNPHCGENGLFGTEEVDEIIPAIEKAQQEGINVIGPIPPDTIFSKARGGWYDIVVAMYHDQGHIPLKVIGFVYNQKDQKWEAVAGVNITLGLPIIRSSVDHGTAFDQSGTGTANELSLINAIDYGIKLAENNIK, encoded by the coding sequence TTGAACAAACTACCTATAATAGGAATCACTATGGGAGATCCAGCAAGTATAGGTCCTGAAATATCTCTTAAAGCTTTAAACAACAAAGACATCTATGACAGATGCAGACCTGTTATCATAGGAGATGCTTCAGTGATGAAGAAAGCTATTGAGTACACAGGATTAACTAATCTAAAGATTCATTCTATCAAAAATATATCAGAGGCTCTATTCCAACATGGAACTGTAGATGTCTATGATATGGGAATTGTAAATCCTGAAGACTTTGAAATTGGAAAAGTTTCAAAGGCAGCTGGAAATGCAGCTTTCCAATATGTAAAAAAAGTAATAGAACTGGCACAAAACAATGAAATAGATGCTACTATTACAAATGCTCTTAATAAGGAATCTATAAACCTTGCTGGGCATCACTACTCAGGACATACTGAAATCTATGCTGAATTCACAAAAACAAAAAAATATACAATGATGCTTGCTCATGAAAATTTAAGAGTTGTTCATGTAAGTACTCATGTATCTTTAAGAGAAGCTTGTGACAGATGTAAGAAAGAAAGAGTGTATGATGTTATAAAAATAGCTGATGACGCTTGTAAAAAACTTGGAATAAAAAATCCTAAAATTGGAGTGGCAGGACTTAATCCTCACTGTGGTGAAAACGGCCTTTTCGGTACAGAAGAAGTAGACGAAATAATTCCTGCAATAGAAAAAGCTCAGCAGGAAGGTATCAATGTTATAGGTCCTATTCCTCCTGATACTATCTTTTCTAAAGCTCGTGGAGGATGGTATGACATTGTTGTAGCTATGTATCATGACCAAGGACATATTCCTCTGAAAGTTATAGGATTTGTATATAATCAAAAAGATCAGAAGTGGGAAGCAGTTGCTGGTGTAAATATAACTTTAGGTCTTCCTATAATAAGAAGTTCTGTAGATCACGGTACAGCCTTTGATCAATCAGGAACTGGAACAGCAAATGAGCTAAGCCTTATAAATGCAATAGATTATGGAATCAAGTTAGCAGAAAACAACATAAAATAA
- a CDS encoding iron-containing alcohol dehydrogenase → MNSYNMNIPSNVYGGFGSIEHIETILNKEKVSNVIVFTDKGVRGSSFFSAIIEKVENTKVNYNIIDDLATEPSYHDVEKVMEELDKYKSDFIIAVGGGSVMDIAKLCSILKDASYSVKDLLKNPSQGSKQIKSLMIPTTCGTGSEATCNSIVAVPEEGLKVGIVNNSLIPDYVILDPTMIEKLPKKLIASTGVDALAHCVECLTSKKANPFSDLYALAGGELIFNNIRKAYLNPDDMEAKTNMLMGAFYGGIAITSSGTTAVHALSYPLGGKYHIPHGISNAIMMSPVMEFNKDACLEQFSRMCDRLRPDMSKNTSEEKAQYIIDEIKNIVEVTEIPVNLKEFGVTMNDLDFLVDAGSKVTRLLSNNLKELSLDDIKNIYLKVLN, encoded by the coding sequence ATGAACTCATACAATATGAATATCCCTTCTAATGTCTATGGAGGGTTTGGAAGTATAGAGCATATTGAAACAATTTTAAATAAGGAAAAAGTTTCTAATGTTATAGTATTTACCGATAAAGGTGTTAGAGGAAGCAGTTTCTTTTCTGCAATAATTGAAAAAGTTGAAAACACAAAAGTAAATTACAACATAATAGATGATCTAGCTACTGAGCCAAGCTACCATGATGTAGAAAAGGTTATGGAAGAACTGGACAAATATAAAAGTGATTTTATCATAGCAGTAGGTGGAGGAAGTGTAATGGACATTGCAAAATTATGTTCTATTTTAAAAGATGCTTCTTACTCAGTAAAAGATCTTTTAAAAAATCCATCACAAGGAAGCAAACAGATAAAATCATTAATGATACCTACAACTTGCGGAACTGGTTCAGAAGCAACATGCAATTCAATAGTTGCTGTTCCTGAAGAGGGACTTAAAGTGGGAATTGTTAATAACAGCCTCATTCCTGATTATGTGATACTGGATCCTACAATGATAGAAAAACTTCCTAAGAAGCTTATAGCTTCTACTGGAGTAGATGCTCTTGCTCACTGTGTAGAATGTCTTACTTCTAAGAAAGCTAATCCTTTCAGTGACTTATATGCACTGGCTGGGGGAGAACTTATATTCAATAATATAAGGAAAGCTTATCTGAATCCAGATGATATGGAAGCAAAAACTAATATGCTTATGGGAGCCTTTTATGGAGGAATAGCAATAACTTCATCAGGAACTACAGCAGTCCATGCACTTTCTTACCCGCTAGGAGGAAAATATCATATCCCTCATGGAATCTCTAATGCAATAATGATGAGTCCAGTAATGGAGTTCAATAAAGATGCTTGCTTAGAGCAATTTTCAAGAATGTGCGACCGTTTAAGACCAGATATGAGCAAAAATACTTCTGAAGAAAAAGCTCAATATATTATAGATGAAATAAAAAATATTGTTGAAGTTACAGAAATACCTGTTAACTTAAAAGAATTTGGAGTAACTATGAATGATCTTGATTTCTTAGTTGATGCAGGAAGCAAAGTAACTAGACTGCTTTCAAATAATTTAAAAGAACTTAGCCTAGATGATATTAAAAATATTTATTTAAAAGTTTTAAATTAG
- a CDS encoding GntR family transcriptional regulator — MGTFKPISNTNLYVEVINSIITAIATGELKSGEKIIEQTIATEMNISRAPIREAIRELAAQGIVEYIPKKGATVATLNKKSIEETYSLRALLEGMAVSLAIDNFTPEDIKNMIALSKTMTESLKKQDVENFINCDVAFHSLICQRSNHTKLQKLIENFVLQTKLYMRMSKYNMLINSSLSIEYGVHDKLIELIKEKDKEKAEKEMKDHIMNSGEVLINYLLKSEEI, encoded by the coding sequence ATGGGGACTTTTAAACCAATATCAAATACAAATTTATATGTTGAAGTAATAAATTCTATTATTACAGCTATTGCCACAGGAGAGCTCAAGTCAGGAGAAAAAATAATTGAACAGACTATTGCCACTGAAATGAACATCAGCAGAGCTCCAATAAGGGAAGCTATAAGAGAACTGGCAGCTCAGGGAATTGTTGAGTATATTCCTAAAAAAGGAGCAACTGTTGCTACACTGAATAAAAAAAGTATAGAGGAGACTTACTCTCTTCGTGCTCTTTTAGAAGGAATGGCAGTGAGCCTTGCTATAGATAATTTTACACCAGAGGATATAAAAAATATGATAGCTCTTTCTAAAACTATGACAGAAAGCTTAAAAAAACAAGATGTAGAAAATTTTATTAATTGTGATGTAGCTTTCCATAGTCTTATTTGTCAGAGATCAAATCATACAAAGCTTCAAAAATTAATAGAAAACTTTGTTCTTCAGACAAAGCTTTACATGAGAATGTCAAAATACAATATGCTGATAAATTCAAGTCTTTCTATTGAATATGGTGTACATGACAAACTTATAGAACTAATCAAAGAAAAAGATAAAGAAAAAGCAGAAAAAGAAATGAAAGATCATATAATGAACTCAGGAGAAGTTCTTATTAATTATCTTTTAAAGAGTGAAGAAATTTAA
- a CDS encoding MBL fold metallo-hydrolase codes for MNIYYIYHSCFVVENSEYVLIFDYYKTPRKKKPLFNIEDFVIKMDKKVVVFSSHVHADHFNPEIMKWQEKNPQISYVLSNDIELKTIPDRCHMVSEGEEITVEGLNIKIYGSTDAGVSFWIKMGDKVVFHAGDLNWWYWSDDTKEEENFMRNSFQKIIRDIKENKEKINIAFFPVDPRLEENAFLGGKYFVQELQPEIIIPMHFGKSYNVIKEFCDDLKGTGTKGVVINECLEKLEI; via the coding sequence ATGAATATTTATTATATCTATCACAGTTGTTTTGTAGTTGAAAATTCAGAGTATGTTTTAATCTTTGATTATTACAAAACTCCAAGAAAGAAAAAACCTTTATTTAATATAGAAGATTTTGTTATCAAGATGGATAAAAAAGTAGTAGTTTTTTCTTCTCATGTACATGCTGATCATTTCAATCCTGAAATAATGAAATGGCAGGAGAAGAATCCGCAGATATCTTATGTACTTAGTAATGATATAGAATTAAAAACAATCCCTGATAGATGTCATATGGTTTCTGAAGGAGAAGAGATTACAGTAGAAGGATTGAATATAAAAATATATGGTTCTACTGATGCAGGAGTATCTTTTTGGATAAAAATGGGAGATAAGGTTGTATTTCATGCTGGAGATCTCAACTGGTGGTATTGGTCAGATGATACAAAAGAGGAAGAGAATTTTATGAGAAATTCTTTTCAAAAAATAATAAGAGATATAAAAGAAAATAAAGAAAAAATAAATATAGCTTTTTTCCCTGTTGATCCACGTTTGGAAGAAAATGCTTTTCTTGGGGGAAAATATTTTGTTCAGGAGCTTCAGCCTGAAATTATTATTCCAATGCATTTTGGAAAAAGTTACAATGTAATAAAAGAGTTTTGTGATGATCTGAAGGGAACTGGAACAAAAGGTGTAGTAATAAATGAATGTTTGGAGAAATTAGAAATATAA